The DNA sequence GGCGACGCCGTCCGTACGGCCCTCGACCCGCGCGAGGGCTCGCGGCTGCGGGTCGGCACCAGAAAGGAGCGCAAGGCGTGACCAGCTTCGTGCTCAAACGGACCGGCGGCGCACTGATCGTGCTGCTCGCCCTGTCCGTCGTGATCTACGGCCTCTTCTACCTCGTCCCCGGCGACCCCGCCCGCCTCGCCTGCGGGGAGCGCTGCAACCCGGCGCAGATCGCCCAGGTGCGCGAACAGCTCGGGCTCAACGCGTCGGTGGTCACGCAGTACCTGCACTTCCTCCAGGGGCTCCTCGTGGGCCGGGACTACTCCGGCGGCGCCGGACTCGTCCTGCACTGCGACGCGCCCTGCCTGGGATTCTCGTACCAGAACGACCAGCAGGTCACCGAGCTGCTGCTGGAGCGGCTCCCCGCCACCCTGTCGCTGGCGCTGGGCGCGCTGGTGATCTGGCTCGTCATCGGTGTCGGCACCGGACTGCTGTCCGCGCTGCGCCGGGGCGGATTCACCGAGCGGGCGTTGACCGTGCTCACGCTCGCCGCCACCGGGACCCCCGTCTTCATCCTCGGGCTGCTGCTGCTCATGGCCGTCTGCGCCTACCTGCAGTGGCTGCCCTTCCCCACGTACGTACCGCTCGGCGACGACCCCGAGCAGTGGGCGTGGAACATGCTGCTGCCCCGGGTGACCCTCGGTTTCTTCGAGAGCGCCAAGTACGCCCGGCTGAGCCGCAGTTCCACGCTGGAGACGCTCGCCGAGGACCACATCCGCACCTTCCGCGCCTACGGGGTGGGGGAGCGGGCCGTCGTGACCCGGCACGCCGTGCGCGGGGCGGTCGCACCCGTGATCGCGCTCAGCGCGGTGGACTTCGGCACGATGATCGGCGGCGCCGTGCTGACCGAATCGCTGTTCGGGATCCCCGGGCTCGG is a window from the Streptomyces sp. NBC_01244 genome containing:
- a CDS encoding ABC transporter permease, translating into MTSFVLKRTGGALIVLLALSVVIYGLFYLVPGDPARLACGERCNPAQIAQVREQLGLNASVVTQYLHFLQGLLVGRDYSGGAGLVLHCDAPCLGFSYQNDQQVTELLLERLPATLSLALGALVIWLVIGVGTGLLSALRRGGFTERALTVLTLAATGTPVFILGLLLLMAVCAYLQWLPFPTYVPLGDDPEQWAWNMLLPRVTLGFFESAKYARLSRSSTLETLAEDHIRTFRAYGVGERAVVTRHAVRGAVAPVIALSAVDFGTMIGGAVLTESLFGIPGLGKTLIDGVRVVDLPVVVGVVLAIGAAVVLAGVVADVLYAVADRRVVLA